The window agGGCGGAGGAAGTGGGACAATGAGCTGAATCTTGTGTTTTTTGGCTGCCACTGCATCGTTTGGCAGGGTTATGCTGTTGAGAACCCAAGTGGATTTTTTCATCTCATCTTCCCaagctcacctcattaactaccctgCCTCAATGTTGCCCCTTTCACTGCTTCTGACTCCATCTTACCTGAATACTCAGTGGATATCTTCTGAAAGACCAGCATGCTTTGTGCCTTTACATCTTTCAAAGCCCTGTtgtgcacctggacaaatacTGTCAGTATGGACCTGCACTTCAATGTTCCTGACATTTGCTCCAGCCATGGCTGTCAGGGAATTATTGTCCCCAGGGTCATGGGGGGTAGTGTTTTGACAGAGGGCTGATAAACAGGCAGGACATCCACTTGCAACACAATGGAGGCCATGACAGTAGGCTATACTGGTCCAGTCTGGGGTTACCCTGGGTCATGTTGTCTGAGCTGTTTCGGGGAATGTACAGTACGATTGGAGAAAGTAAAGGCCTTTTGCACTCCATCAGcttaagtgccaccatcttctctcaaatacctcacactcactctgtctctgataCTGTACCCATCTCCCATCGAGATCCATGCTCTACCAccctcactattgcctgcaacatcttccctcactcactctcactcatccaAACCCCTGAATGGCCTCTATGCTGATTATTCATGAGCTTGGCCCACCTGCACCAAAAGTAACAGCTGTACCATCCACTTTCATCTCTCTTAATATCTGCTTACCTCTCATTCTAGGAAGCAGCCCTAATGTAGCAGAAAACATGAAGAGAGGTGCCTGACACTTAGTTCATGATCCCTTATGTGGAGAGAGGAATCTGATTGCAGATGACTGACTGTGACCAAGTGCCTGGACTGCCTTTGTGGGGGTGCCTTTGTGGGGGCTGCCTTTGACCTACTTTGCGAGGACCCCTGAGAGAAAACTATccccccttgacttgactgaagtCTGataacaaccatgacaagcttcctgctTTTATGTTTGCACTACATTGTAAGGAAAGACATAGTACTCCGAATCTGTATCTCTGGCTGAAGGGGGCAAAGTGCATAAAGTAAGACTATGCAAGGCAGAGGTGCTGTGAGCACCCGGGTGGGCTTAGAGTGGGTGAGTGCCATGACAGCCAGTGAGGAGCCCAAGACGCAGCCTAACCCAGTCCATGAGTTGTGCATCTCCCTGAGCAAACAGTTTCCTTATGGGAACCTTACAATGATGGTGGCCAATGCAGCATTGAGATGCAGAAGCATACTGTAAGAATGCCATACCATGAGTGTTCTTAAAGGCTGACACTTActggatgccaatgtccatggatgtgggGCGCATTTGTCTTGTGCGCATGAAGCATGCCCAAAGTAGTTGGTACTCAGTAACAAACATGGAGGTCATTCGGCGCAAACAGTGAGCTCAAGTTGTCAGGTAGGCgaagctggagattagagtcaaaattagagtggtgctggaaaagcacagcaggtcaggcagcatccgaggagcaggaaaattgacgttttgggcaggagcccttcatcaggaatcaggagcccttcatcaggattcctgacatTTAGTTCATCATCCCCTATGTGGAGAGAGGAATCTGACTCTGAACACCCCCAGCAGATGACTGACTGTGACCAAGTACCTGGACTGGTAGTGGGGGCTGTCTTTGACCTATTTTGTTCGGACCCCTGAGAGACAGCTATCCCGCCCTTCAGGATTCCTGGTGATgggttcctgcccgaaacatcgattgtcctgctcctgctgcctgacctgctgtgcttttccagcaccactctaatcttgactcaagtTGTCAGGTAACCTGCTCTGAGATTTCTCAATGTCTCATTTGTTTGGCTCATTTGGAAGGATGGGAATATTAAAGAGGTGAGTTGTGCAGTTATtaaggtgtttaacaagctaTAATCTCCTTTAATTAGCTTCTCACTGCAGCCTAATGAGAAACTCACCTCGCTTTCTGACTGATGCAAAAAAAGGTGCAGCAAATTGCTCCTGACGTCAAGATAGGTTTTCCCAACACTCATATGATTCTGCTATAAATCCCATCATTGCCCACATTGTTCAGGCCCTGATAAGATTCCACTGTATGTCTTCAATGGCCTTTGACTTGACAGGACGTCTAgcagtttcttcattttcttttgtATAACCCAACCCTTTCCATTGCAGCTGGCATGGGAGGGGTGGCATAAAATTGGTTGACACAGTGGCAGGGATGGAAATTACTCGTGGCAGGTGACTCACTCACCCAACAAGGCACTAAATGCCAATTGATGGTCTCATCCCACCACTGCTGGTATTTTATTCTTGAAGGATGTTTTATGTGGTGGCAATTGTAACTATCAAACTTTAACTTCCTTTATCAGATCATGAGACCTGAGACCTCTCATGGGCaaaaataagtttttaaaaagaacGAATAATGACTTAAAATTGACTACGTTTGTGTTTTATGTCGTTTTTTTACCTGGGGTAGTAAAATTATCTTTGTTTGAATCAAGGAAACTGTAATTGACTCTTTTGTTTTGAATTAGTTAACTAAACCTTTAATTGTCATGTAAATAGCTGCATGCTAAACTAAATTATTCGTTGCAACCACCCTAGAAAGGGTTAACAGAAATACTTGGGCCTCACTCTAGCTGCCAAATGATTAATTTCAATGTGTTTCTTGACAGAAgaactgtgggatttgaactcactaTTACTTGATAATTTATTTACAATAATGAACTGACTTTCTATTACAAAAGAAATTAATCTGCCTACAGCCAACTCCATGCACTTTGTAGAAATGGAAAGTCCACATAAAACTGAAGAGAATTTGTACACAATTAGCCACCTTTTTGCATATTACTCATTTGAAATTTGTAAACTCCTGTAGATACATTAGTTGATCTTCACAGATTACACATTATGTAATTCCATTTACTTACAACACTTTCTTGCATAACTTATTGGATTTTAAATGTAGGTAGTGATCACACTGGGAGCACTTACAAACACTCAAGGTCTCAGCAAATGGGAATGAATTTCAGATTGGAAGTTACATGTTAATTAATACATACATGTGTCCTTGTACATAACCTCCCTCGATTTTAACTGAGTGATAATGTCACTTCGGACTACAAATATTAATAGTAGACTGGCAGAATgataggagggagggagggcagggAGGGATGGAAGACAGGAAGGATAAATTACATTTACCATGCTCTCCAGCCAATGAAATATCTTTTGATATGTAATCACTGCTATAATGTCAGAAATATTCACAACAACAAGCTCCCACAGACAACAATATGACAATGGGCAGTCTGTCTATTTTATGGATGTAGAGAGTTATAGTGAGAGTGAGGTGAGGAGTGAATGCTACAGTTGGTTTAACTGCATCATGCTTGTGTTTGAGACAGATTGAACGATGATACGTCAGTAGTTACATCTTTGAAGATCAGCTGAAACATTTTACATCACCATGATATTCATTCAGAATGAGAGCTGTTGGTGGCATAAAATTGGTCCTAAGCCCTGATCAAATTCCCTCAAAAGCGAATGTCACAAATTGGATACACTGCATGAAATACCTACAAAGAAGTGACATCTGGTAAGTGAGCACTTATACTTATTTTTACCGGTTTGTTCAGTGAGGCGatagtgaggagtgcagatgctggagagtcagagtcgataaaatgtgggACTGGAAAACgtaaagcaggtcaggcagcatctgaggagcaagagagttggcaagactcttcatcaggactgggaacGGGAAGGGGGCTGAAAAATAAATAGGCAgagaggggttggggctggggcaaaggtaggtagatgcaggtaggaggtgattgtaaTAGGTTGGTGAgaaaggtggagcggataggtgggaaggaagatggacagttcagtTACCTTGCTCATGCTGCCCCCTTTTATGATGTTGCGTCTCAATGAAAATCCATCCCTCCCTCTGAGTTTCATTACCTTTTGATCCAACATGGTTCAGCTTTCTTGCTGAGCTAATAGTTTGACACACTCAATTCCTGTAGTCATGATCTCAAACAATGAATCGACTGGTGAATGTATTGTCTGGTATAGAGAAGATCAAAAACACTGAGTAAAAGCTGAAATCTGATCTCTAATTTCTACTGGACTCTTTCATATTGTTTTGGATAAGAATGCTCCAAATGGCCTCTTGGCCTCATAAAAAGAAATATCTAAGTGTGATTATTAACCATTAACTCTGGTTGGAAGGTTTCCACATGCGCACATCAAATGagaattgaattaaaatcagCTGTGATGCCTGCAGAGTTATATATTTCTTTTTAATTACTTCACAGGctacgccagcatttattatcccaccctaattgcccttgaaaaggtggtgatgagctgccttagaactgctgcagtccatgtgttgtagggacaccacaatgctgttagggaggctaggttccaggattttgacccagcaataataAAGGAATGGCAAACAAGACAAGATGGACCAAATAGCCCCCTTCTGTGTTGTGTCATTTCATTTCTATGTTTcagtgtcaggatggtgagtggcgtgGAGATGAACTTGCTGGTAgtagtgttcccaagtatctgctgcctttatctAGGTGGTAGaagtgaaacaaacaaaaactgaaatctctggagaaactcagcaggtctgacacgaTCAAtcaaaagaaagcagagttaaaaagTATTTGAAACATTAACCTGGTTTCTTTTCTTCACACGTGCtgctaggcctgctgagtttttccagcaatttctgtttttgtttatttcagaactccagcatctgcaattcattGATTTATTTCAGGTGGTAGAAACTCATGAGTTTGGAAATTACTTGCAACCAAGCCTTGGAGAGTAGCTGCAGTGCTGCTACTGTAAAATGGAGCAGGGAGTGAATGTTCAAGGTGGTGTATAGGGTGTCAGTCAAGTAGGTCGCTTAGAGCTGGATTTCATACATATTCATGAGTGTTGTTGAAACTCATCCAGGTCAATGGAGATGATCATATCGTACCTCtggcttgtgtcttgtagatggtacatagaCATCTTGGGCATGGGGGTAGGTTGGAATTTGATATTGTCAGGAGGTGGGTTATACTATATGCTGCAgcattcccaacctctgaccgaCTCTTAAAACCACAGTGTATGGCTGgatcagttcaatttctggtcaatgataacactAAGACATTGATGCTGGGGCATTCAATTATGGCAATGTAATTGAATGACACTGAGataattagattctctcttgtgggagatggtcattgcctgacacttgttaggcatgaatgttacttgctaattATCAGATCGAGCTTGAAATGTGCACAATTCCTTGTAAATTTAActttctatatcaatgatttgctTTCTGTCTTTTTTTAGAGGTTGATTTATATCTGTCACCAAGTCAATATGAAAATGTCATTTGGAGTTTGACATTTGTTTTCAGTGGACACTTGCTAGACATGAAACTAGCAAATATTCTGTGGTAAGTCAAAAGATATGTTGTCTTATATAATCTTGAATTTTGACCTTTTACTGACAAAAAGTCTAATTTACGTAAAGTAAGCACTGGCAGATTTCAGAAAGAAATGAACATCTTTGCTCTTCCTTTACACTCTTATGGAGTTTTTTTTCCCATACTTGAAGTAAGGTAGAATTGGAGAAGTGGAGGTTTTGTATTGCAGAAATATCATGAAGAATGATtcttaatcatagaatcatatagtgcAAAAGAGACCCTTTGTGTCTACACcaacaaaattattttaaatctacacCAGTCCTGCTTCCCAACACATGGCTTATAGCCTTGAACATTATGATGTTTCAAGTGCTCAggcaagtactttttaaaggttatgaGATTTCCCATCTCAACCATTATTCTAGGCACATTTGCAATTAGAGATGATGGTAAGACATGAGAGCACTGGAGAAGAGATTTCATTGCTTCCTAAGTGAAAGCTGTTGGGAACACTGTTTTTGAGGATCCATGGGTATCAGAAGCTATATATTAGAGGTTTAAGAATGAAAGTGAAAACTTAACAAAATCCAGAAAACAAAACCAAATATGCTTATTTGTACTTTTATCTTCAGATTAGATATCTGAATGCATGGATGAAAAAGATTTAATCAATGCATCGTTGAAGACAATGTTAAGAAAGGATGGGAAGAGCACTAAGCTGAAGAACATACTGGGAAGTTCAGAATCATTTTGGTCCAGTGACACAATTCCTGATCAATCAGGTTCAAATATCCCTCTGGTCAGAACTGACAGGACTTCCATTTATAACCCAAGAACATCACATAGGGTTTCATTTACCAATGACATACCTTATTTTCACCGCATTGATAAGCACAATGAAGAAAAGGTGTGTGAATATGAAAGAAAGGCATCTGAACTAACCTTACCAGTTTCATACAATTTGAAGAAATTATTCCAACGAgttattcccttttccagatgGTTTTCCAGGTACAGAGTGAAAGCATGGTTCATAGGAGACTTGCTGTCTGGAATTAGTGTGGGTTTACTGACCATCCCTCTGTCCCTTGCTTTTGCAGTCTGTGGTGGACAACCACCTATTCATGGTCTCTACACAAGTTTAGTTAGCACAGTTTTATATTGCTTGCTTGGCACGACAAAACACCTGTCCTATGGAGCATCTGCATTCACCAGCCTGCTCATTGCAAACGGCATAAGTCATAATGAAACTCATGAAGTGGATTCTGACAGTGGCTGTATTCCAACATGTTCGAGGGAACTACATGTGACTACTCTCACCTTTGTTTCAGGAATTGTTTTAATTTCAATGGGAGCATTTCACCTCAGTTTCATAAGGATATACATTTCCGAGCATGTTATGAATGGTTTCAGAGCTGGAACAGCTTTGCATTTATTCACCATCCTCCTAACTTTGATACTTGGTATTGATCCACCAATTCATCATGGCTCTTTATCACTTGTCTATAAGTGCAAGGTTATAATTGAAAATATTCATGAAACACACACTGCCTCAGTAATCACTGGTTTAGCCACTTTGGCACTTCTGATGCCTTTTAAAGTTATTAATTCTCTTTATAGCAGACATCTCATACCTATAGAATTTGTTGCAATAGCTGCTTCCATTTGGTTGTCATTCTGGTTGGAACTAGAAAGTAGCCACAATCTCAGGTTGATAAATGATTATCCTTTCACCTTACCAAAACCTGTTCTTCCTTCTTTCTCCTTAATACCTGTTGTTGCTAAAGATGCTGTTGCTGTTGCATTGGTGACCTTTGCAGTGAGCATTTCTCTGGGGAGAGAAAACTCCAAAAAACACAATGAAACTTATCACCCACACCAAGAGACAATAGTTTTGGGGTCTTGTGACCTGCTACTCTCATTTTTAGGGACTTTTGCAGCTTCTGGGGTTTGGGAACaaacagtggttcaagaaaaaaCTTGGGGTCGAACCCAAGCAGCTGGACTGATTGCAGCAATCCTTTGTCTAACAGCTCTGCTTTGTGCAGAAAGCCTGCTTCCACTGGTGCCCAAAGCAGTTCTTGGTGCTATTCTGATTTCAAATCTGGGCTGTTACCTCGAGTTCTTCTGgaagtattgttttgcgtgcaAAAAGAATAAATATGAGGTTTGGGCTGGAATTATAACATTTGCAGCAGTTTGCATCCTAGATATAGATATCGGTTTAGGAGTTGGAGCGCTTTTCTCAATTTTGCTCACTCTACACAGGCTTCAGAGACCATCCAATGCCATTTTTGGTCATATTCCCAACACAGAAAACTATGCTGACCTCTCTGTTGAGAAAACTGCCAAAGAGATCGTTGGAATTAAAATTATAAAAACATTTGATTCTATTTATTATGGGAATATTGATTTTTTATTGTCTTGGATAAAACTTAAAGTCAATTCTTATCTTCAGTCTGGTAATTTGGGAAGTAATAATGAGTTATATAGTGAAGAAGATAAATATCATATGTTACTGGAATCTACACAGTTCCTTGAATTGGATGAACATGCTTTGAGACGAATAAATCATACTGCATTATACAGACGTAAAATATCCAAACAAACTGCAGATGTTCACACTGTAATTTTGGATTGTGGGTCAGTAAGCTT is drawn from Hemiscyllium ocellatum isolate sHemOce1 chromosome 18, sHemOce1.pat.X.cur, whole genome shotgun sequence and contains these coding sequences:
- the LOC132824255 gene encoding prestin-like, coding for MDEKDLINASLKTMLRKDGKSTKLKNILGSSESFWSSDTIPDQSGSNIPLVRTDRTSIYNPRTSHRVSFTNDIPYFHRIDKHNEEKVCEYERKASELTLPVSYNLKKLFQRVIPFSRWFSRYRVKAWFIGDLLSGISVGLLTIPLSLAFAVCGGQPPIHGLYTSLVSTVLYCLLGTTKHLSYGASAFTSLLIANGISHNETHEVDSDSGCIPTCSRELHVTTLTFVSGIVLISMGAFHLSFIRIYISEHVMNGFRAGTALHLFTILLTLILGIDPPIHHGSLSLVYKCKVIIENIHETHTASVITGLATLALLMPFKVINSLYSRHLIPIEFVAIAASIWLSFWLELESSHNLRLINDYPFTLPKPVLPSFSLIPVVAKDAVAVALVTFAVSISLGRENSKKHNETYHPHQETIVLGSCDLLLSFLGTFAASGVWEQTVVQEKTWGRTQAAGLIAAILCLTALLCAESLLPLVPKAVLGAILISNLGCYLEFFWKYCFACKKNKYEVWAGIITFAAVCILDIDIGLGVGALFSILLTLHRLQRPSNAIFGHIPNTENYADLSVEKTAKEIVGIKIIKTFDSIYYGNIDFLLSWIKLKVNSYLQSGNLGSNNELYSEEDKYHMLLESTQFLELDEHALRRINHTALYRRKISKQTADVHTVILDCGSVSFVDDEGVSALIYLSEQYQSMGVSFIIASCSSTVLKSLQERGYFKSTSQSFAFRSIHDAVLYALQQAAERNQSPRGSEYISETNGETLIECDAVEIKADPNISTNTGLCHVEGGVSNSHQKTGVKSRNQRVIEYETAL